In one Mucilaginibacter ginsenosidivorax genomic region, the following are encoded:
- a CDS encoding response regulator encodes MSNPYKTCLLIDDNYIDNFVTRKVLEASNFAETIVVRQSPTEAIDSLRFGIITPDVIFLDIRMPTMSGFEFLREFDLLDIDKKNIKIFMLSSSLDPVDMKQSASNKYITQFIHKPLTLKALEELSA; translated from the coding sequence ATGTCCAATCCCTACAAAACCTGTCTGTTGATTGATGATAACTACATCGACAACTTTGTTACGCGCAAGGTTTTGGAGGCAAGTAACTTTGCCGAAACGATAGTTGTGCGCCAATCGCCAACAGAGGCGATTGATTCCCTGCGATTTGGAATTATTACACCAGATGTAATTTTCCTTGACATCCGTATGCCTACTATGAGCGGTTTTGAGTTTTTAAGGGAGTTTGATTTATTGGATATAGATAAAAAGAACATCAAAATATTCATGCTTTCATCGTCGCTTGATCCTGTTGATATGAAACAATCGGCAAGCAACAAGTATATTACCCAGTTTATCCATAAGCCATTAACTTTAAAGGCCCTCGAAGAACTTAGTGCATGA
- a CDS encoding TolC family protein, with product MIIKKTAFLLFCCTLLRMQTWAQEAPMLTLKDAVEIALKNNYNIKLSQNNKTIAANNVTLGNAGVLPKVNGNFASTNSRLTTKQTRSDGSVNNIHNAPNTGINYGVALNWTIFDGFNMFATYDQLKQLDQLGSLRLQDTIQRTVANVITTYYDLISQNEQIKALKGAIEISRTQLRYANDKFHVGRASKLDVLNAQVNLNTDTANLVTQYQVFKTSKIQLNQILIRDLQTDFSVADTIVVDDKLLLGNILSSAQSQNPTILSTQINRRLAEINLRQVKSTRYPQVAVTTGYTFSDNKTPAGFTLQQNQHGLNYGLTATINIFDGFNQTRKERNAKIQIDNANISAKQVQLNIEAQINSLYAAYVSGLDLIALGQANVVIAKKNLDISLEKYKLGNITPLEIREAQRNYLAAQSTFFAAQYQSKQAEITLKQITSSINIQ from the coding sequence ATGATCATTAAAAAAACAGCTTTCCTGCTTTTTTGCTGCACCCTGTTGCGGATGCAAACCTGGGCACAGGAAGCACCGATGCTTACGTTAAAAGACGCGGTTGAAATAGCGTTAAAAAACAACTATAATATAAAGCTTTCGCAAAATAACAAAACCATTGCGGCCAATAATGTTACGCTTGGCAACGCCGGTGTTTTGCCAAAGGTTAACGGTAATTTTGCATCAACAAATAGTCGCTTAACCACCAAACAAACCCGTTCAGATGGCTCGGTTAATAATATCCATAATGCACCCAACACCGGTATTAATTACGGCGTTGCCCTTAACTGGACAATTTTTGATGGTTTTAACATGTTTGCCACATATGACCAGTTAAAACAACTTGACCAGTTGGGCTCACTTCGCTTGCAGGATACCATCCAGCGAACGGTAGCCAACGTTATTACCACTTATTATGATCTTATTAGCCAAAACGAGCAGATAAAGGCCCTGAAAGGAGCGATTGAAATTTCGCGCACGCAGTTGCGGTATGCCAATGATAAATTTCATGTTGGCCGCGCCTCAAAGCTTGATGTTTTAAATGCCCAGGTAAATTTAAATACAGATACGGCCAACCTGGTTACCCAATACCAGGTATTTAAAACAAGCAAAATCCAGCTTAACCAAATTCTTATCCGCGATTTGCAAACCGATTTTTCTGTAGCCGATACCATTGTGGTTGATGATAAATTGTTATTGGGCAATATTTTAAGTAGCGCGCAATCGCAAAACCCTACCATATTATCAACCCAGATAAACCGCCGCCTGGCCGAGATAAACCTTAGGCAGGTAAAATCAACCCGCTACCCACAAGTGGCTGTAACAACTGGTTATACTTTTAGCGATAATAAAACTCCGGCCGGTTTTACCCTGCAGCAAAACCAGCATGGGTTAAATTACGGCCTTACCGCAACCATTAATATTTTTGATGGCTTTAACCAAACCCGCAAGGAGCGAAACGCGAAGATCCAGATAGATAATGCCAACATCAGCGCTAAACAGGTGCAGCTTAATATAGAAGCCCAGATAAATAGTTTGTATGCAGCATACGTTTCGGGACTCGACCTGATTGCTTTAGGCCAGGCAAACGTGGTTATAGCTAAGAAAAACCTGGATATATCGCTTGAAAAGTATAAGCTGGGCAATATTACACCGCTCGAAATCCGGGAGGCGCAGCGCAATTATCTTGCTGCCCAATCAACTTTTTTTGCAGCCCAGTATCAATCAAAGCAGGCAGAAATTACTTTAAAACAGATAACAAGCAGCATAAATATTCAGTAG